A DNA window from Carnobacterium funditum DSM 5970 contains the following coding sequences:
- a CDS encoding DUF2177 family protein, whose amino-acid sequence MWELLTQYLIAFVTFLIIDLIWLVFIAKDLYQRELGFIMSAKPNWVAAIIFYLIFIAGLLFFVINPAIENNSWTYALFAGMFLGLLTYATYDLTNLATLKDWPLKITIIDLIWGTSLGGAVSTITFFIARLFN is encoded by the coding sequence ATGTGGGAATTATTAACACAATATTTAATAGCCTTTGTTACATTTCTAATTATTGATCTTATTTGGCTAGTGTTTATTGCTAAAGATTTGTATCAACGGGAGCTGGGTTTTATTATGAGTGCTAAACCTAATTGGGTTGCCGCCATTATTTTCTATTTAATTTTTATAGCTGGATTATTGTTTTTTGTAATTAATCCCGCAATAGAAAACAATAGTTGGACATATGCTTTATTTGCAGGAATGTTCCTAGGACTGTTAACCTATGCTACCTATGACTTAACCAATTTAGCAACTCTAAAAGATTGGCCTCTTAAGATTACTATCATTGACCTGATTTGGGGAACCTCTTTAGGGGGAGCTGTTTCTACTATTACATTTTTTATAGCTAGATTATTTAATTAA